In Vibrio alfacsensis, the following proteins share a genomic window:
- a CDS encoding alpha/beta fold hydrolase, translating into MSEKIYFNTSQRFSVKRSLVNISTRLHHTLAPSHARNTARKLLLTPVRTQPKNTEPQGLIKSKVQGHAGAIKTYQLGSGPVWILTHGWSGTASQFFPLMEHIAASGYTALAYDHPAHGESDGQYGHIPAFVRGLEEVLDSVEDVAGLVGHSMGAASALECRHRKLENKPLLLIAPVLNYVENLFGSIARSGYSMKLFKAVVSEVEDQFNYPLQSIDPEKRLAEREANTIIVHDEQDKFTKHSVSAKAASEMERVELVTTQGQGHGRVMKCGEVFQSFDRLIELKGLSSKR; encoded by the coding sequence ATGAGTGAGAAAATCTATTTTAATACTTCACAGCGATTCAGCGTCAAGCGCAGCTTGGTTAACATCAGTACCCGTTTGCACCACACGCTCGCGCCATCACACGCGAGAAATACCGCACGTAAGTTGCTACTCACTCCTGTACGTACCCAGCCGAAAAACACAGAACCACAAGGGCTTATAAAAAGTAAAGTACAAGGCCATGCAGGAGCAATTAAAACTTACCAGCTTGGCAGTGGCCCGGTATGGATTCTGACTCATGGTTGGTCAGGGACAGCGAGTCAATTCTTTCCCTTAATGGAACACATTGCAGCAAGTGGCTACACGGCATTGGCTTATGATCATCCCGCGCATGGCGAAAGTGACGGACAATATGGGCATATACCAGCATTCGTTCGTGGTTTAGAAGAGGTATTGGATTCCGTAGAGGATGTTGCAGGGTTGGTTGGGCACAGCATGGGAGCGGCTTCGGCGCTAGAGTGTCGTCATCGTAAACTAGAAAACAAGCCATTGCTATTAATTGCGCCCGTACTGAATTACGTTGAAAACTTGTTTGGTAGCATAGCGCGTTCGGGCTATTCCATGAAGCTATTCAAAGCCGTGGTTTCAGAAGTAGAAGACCAGTTTAACTACCCGCTGCAGTCGATTGATCCAGAGAAACGCCTCGCAGAGCGAGAGGCAAACACAATTATCGTTCATGATGAGCAAGACAAATTTACTAAGCATAGTGTGTCTGCTAAAGCGGCGAGTGAGATGGAACGAGTGGAACTGGTTACGACTCAGGGGCAAGGCCATGGGCGTGTGATGAAATGCGGTGAAGTATTCCAGAGTTTTGACCGACTCATTGAGCTAAAAGGGTTAAGCTCAAAACGATAG
- a CDS encoding DUF2850 domain-containing protein, with protein sequence MTTKRRKQRKPLPEPSFWRRHQLKIIKSGFTILGGTLITVTAYQLYASYLDYIDPDKVYGEWIEIGAPPYKTEQLSFTPEGVFRNHRLISTQFEFDGKRISVTTGVGATIYQLSGSHLSPQIRRIKPALPNQRFILKGFEHTVQGSNVGAASQRRTALSEHFNNK encoded by the coding sequence ATGACCACAAAAAGGCGCAAACAACGCAAGCCATTGCCTGAGCCATCATTTTGGCGTCGACATCAACTAAAAATAATCAAAAGCGGCTTTACGATACTTGGCGGTACACTCATCACTGTTACTGCTTACCAACTCTATGCCTCTTACCTCGACTATATCGATCCGGACAAAGTTTATGGCGAATGGATTGAAATTGGCGCACCGCCTTATAAAACTGAGCAGCTTTCTTTTACTCCAGAGGGCGTATTTCGTAATCACCGACTGATTTCAACTCAGTTTGAATTTGATGGTAAACGCATCTCTGTTACGACAGGTGTTGGTGCCACAATCTATCAACTGTCAGGATCACACCTATCGCCCCAAATTCGACGTATTAAACCAGCGCTCCCAAATCAACGCTTCATACTTAAAGGATTCGAGCACACAGTACAAGGTTCTAATGTTGGCGCCGCGTCACAAAGACGAACAGCGCTAAGTGAACACTTTAATAATAAGTGA